AATTATAGCCCCTAACACCCCTTCTCCTACttatactactactaataataataataataataataacaataataacagtaaactgtatatatatataggtctTCTCTTGACAATTTTAGTGCTTTACAAGGAAGAAATTATGAAAACAATGGAACAATAGCAGAAAGTAGAACAACAAAATTGAAAGACTTGcttaaataaacaaagaatgaataaatagataaatacattttaataggGTAAATAAGACTAATGTCAATCGTAAGTTAATGcttaaataataagaaaaacgTTCTATATGCAACAATTACTgcaattaattaattgatagTCAAACGATTAGTGGACGTACAGATAATTAATCAGCAACTGTTTTATAATAGTTTTGTTTTGTCCATTTGAACAGTTGGATGGttccaacacacagagagagagagagagagagagagagagagagagagagagagagagagagatggacaaaCGGACAGACTGTCAGCTACATAAAACAACTTTGTAGGCATATCGCTCCACCTAGTGGCTGATGCCTGTAACTTAAAATGAGATAGAAATTGGTGCAAAGACAATATCGATaaaatgataatattaatattatccATCATTAATTATCAGTACAGTATTATACGATTTGTACGAAGCCGATCTGGGCCGATAGTCTTCTCCTTTATAAAATGAACTTAGTTATAATGTCGTCTGTGTTTACAAATGTTTAAACAGGTGAAGAGCTACAATTAGTTTATAGTGTGATGTGATTCGGTTGCAAATATAACCCGGAAGTAGTTTTAGAGCATTGGAAAACAAGCTAATGCAGCTAGCTTTGTTAGCTTGCTATTATTAGCCATGTTTAAATTACTGCTACACAACTTAACAGTTATTCAAAAATtgcttattattaatatcatcattattaatattatcagtACAGTATTATACGATTTATTGTTAATTAAGTATATTACCCACAATATTTAGTGTAGCgttgatatgtgtgtgttgtgatttgtgTAGTAATTACTTCCGGGGTCATTTTGTAACTTGAACACATAACACACCGTAACACGCTCCTCGTCCCCGCTGACCTGTCTCCGGTCCCCGCTTCCATGGCCACCGCGGTGCTGATCGCCGCTGTTGTCGGCGGAGGGGTCCTCGTCCTCATGCGCCGCCTGTTTCCCGTGAAAAAAGCCGGAAAGCTGCTCCAGTATGCGGCCGGCACGATGCGGGGGAAGACGGTCATCGTGACCGGGGCTAACAGCGGGATCGGTCGGGCCCTGACCGCGGAGCTGCTGAAGCTCCAGGCACGGGTCATCATGGCCTGTCGGGACCGGGGGAGCGCGGAGGAGGCGGCCCGGGACATCCGGAGGACGGCTGGAGCGGAGCAGGGTGAGGTGGTCGTCAAACACCTGGACCTCGCTTCTCTCGTGTCAGTGCGGAGGTTCTGTGAGGAGATTTCTCAGGTGAGTGTGATGGTGGAGAAGTTGGATCAAATGTCCTCCATCGGTTTATTCATCATGGTTTCGCTCTGCTTTACGTATGACTGTAAAAATTGTTTACTTCAGAACTGTCACTAAACCCAAAGTCACCTGACATCACTCTGAACTAAAGAGTCAAAAATATAACCTTAAGATTAAGAAATACTTCATTGCAATGTAtatcaaagttttgttttttattaattcaaaaTATTTGTTCCCAAGTGAAAGTAGAATCAGTAAGTCATAATAAATACACTAAGTAGAAAAATAGAGGGAAATTATCAAGCGAATATTCTGAATATTCCTagtaaccccccaaaaaagtaatttgaatCATGAATCTATGTTTTAATCAGTCTTTTCTGAATTTTGGGATAAATGAAGTTCAGACTTCCTCCACATTGTTACATCACTTTAACTCCTGTAAGTCGATATTCCTTTGGGATATTTCTGTCCAACATTTGAATCATCATTTCTTTCCCCTGAGCCAACATTTACCTCCCACGACCACTGGGTGTCTCAGTGTGAACAACAAATTACTTATTCAGAGAATCTATTAGAGCTTAAATGAATGCAGGTTCAGGGTAAAGGTCTGCAGTGTATATaagataaatatatagtatGTTCTCTGTTCAAGTGCCTCATTATACAGATtagtttatttcttatttatttcttattcctTCCTTGAGTCTGGAATTAAAATGTCTCTGACCCGTTAGGAGGAGTCCAAGATTGACGTGCTCGTCAACAACGCAGGACTCTACCAGTGTCCCCACATGACGACGGAGGATGGTTTCGAGATGCAGCTCGGTGTGAACCACCTGGGTCACTTCCTGCTCAGCCACCTCCTGCTGGACCTCCTGAAGACGTCAGCTCCCAGCCGCATCGTGGTGGTTTCCTCGAAGCTCTACAAGTACGGCCAGATCAACTTCGACGACCTGAACAGCGAGAGTGACTACAACAAGGCCTCCTGCTACAGCCAGAGCAAGTTAGCCAACCTGCTGTTCACACTGGAACTGGCTCGTCGGCTGGAGGGCACGGGGGTCACGGTCAACGCTCTCACCCCGGGCATCGTGAGGACCAGGCTCGGCAGGCACGTTCAAATCCCTCTCCTGGCAAAGCCGCTCTTCTACCTCGCTTCGCTGATCTTTTTTAAGAGTCCACTGGAGGGGGCCCAGACTCCCCTCTACCTGGCCTGCTCTCCAGAGGTGGAGGGAGTGTCGGGGAAGTGTTTCGCTAACTgcgtggaggaggagctgatggcCAAAGCTACAGATGACCAAGCAGCCAAGAAACTGTGGGACATAAGCAGCAGGATGGTTGGACTCACTGACTGAGCACAGCCCTGCTCTGCCGATGGTTCCTCATGGGACTCATGCGTTCTCGGACAAGATAATTAATCCCCAGCAGCTTCACGTTGACCCTACGGGGAGAGATGGCTTGTGTAAAGACCAGTTGCCACCTTTGGGATCAAATAATTAATGGCCTGACATTGTCATCTTGTAATAAGTGTGTAAATTAAGTGTATTTGCTGAAGTGTGCTTAGAGTATATCTCAGAGATTGTGTGaaattttaaaaagtgaaaaatgagCCTGTAAAATTGATGGCATTCTAAAGAGTGGACAAGAGTTTGTGTCTTAATTTTCACCTCACTAGAAAGTCAAGGTATCAATAAAACTCCTGATTTGATTCTTGAGATGCTGttactggtgctgctgctgaagtgtGGCTCCCTCCTGTGGATGGATTCAGTCTCATATCTAAATCCTTTCTTACCCCAGAGAGAAGTGAAAGGATATGACGCAATAATCTATAATGTGAAATTTAGATGCACTagaataaatacaagaaaaactCAAGAGATGACTGCATGTCCTTTATATGCTTAGAAAACCCCTGCTTGTAACAAATGTTTAATACAGAGGGTGGAGTAAACATAACTGATTATAGATCAGGCCATGgattattttcacaataaatcaatataaatgtctgtaaatacaagaaaattgcaccccccccccccaaaaaaaaaaaacatcttacaTCATCTCATCTTAATTCAATTGGTTTAAGTTGGCAGcctgaaaaattatttttataatctgTCAATATAAATATTCACTTTCTCCAATATGACCATTTTCATATATCCTCTGTTTACTATAAAAGGAAGTGATATCTTTGGGTGTGGAACTTAAACCAAACAAAATGTTACAGTTGAAACTTGGGATTGacttttttaacagttttttaacACTTGAaagaattaaaaacatgaatatcaTAAAGTGGCCACTTTCTAGATAGGAGCTGCTATTTTAAAGAAGAAgcataatgttgctttaaatgtGAAACATATTAAAGGCAAATATACTCCATACTATACTGTGCTGGGGTATTtgcttttattctatttttcagAGTGTCAAATATCATAAAGATTAATTTCCTCACTCTGTCCTATTTCTTGACGATGCATATCTGGGGACGACAAATcagcttcctctctcttttaAGTTTGCTGATCTCGGCAAAAACAAATCATTCTCCACTAACCTACTTCCAAATTCAAATCTGTAATAAAGCAGGGCCTCATACAGTGACTCAGCGGGCTTGCACCACATGGCTGCAGCAATGCGTGTGATGAAGGGTCTGCCGCTCAGTTCAGTCACTCGACTTTACACTGAGCAGACGAGTCATTATCTCAAAAACAACTGATCACAGACGACGCTTGAACACGATTTCTCTCGCTTGGGCTCTCACAATTCAAAGCCCCACTCGGCAGCACCCGAACATCAAAGGAAGGCTCCGGGCtcatgtgtgtagtttgtgctTTAATAGGTGAATAAAACAaccaaaatatataaacatgcaTTGTCGTCAAAGAAACAAACTTACAGTGgcttaatgggggggggggcatccaaATCTG
This genomic window from Platichthys flesus chromosome 18, fPlaFle2.1, whole genome shotgun sequence contains:
- the rdh14b gene encoding retinol dehydrogenase 14b, coding for MATAVLIAAVVGGGVLVLMRRLFPVKKAGKLLQYAAGTMRGKTVIVTGANSGIGRALTAELLKLQARVIMACRDRGSAEEAARDIRRTAGAEQGEVVVKHLDLASLVSVRRFCEEISQEESKIDVLVNNAGLYQCPHMTTEDGFEMQLGVNHLGHFLLSHLLLDLLKTSAPSRIVVVSSKLYKYGQINFDDLNSESDYNKASCYSQSKLANLLFTLELARRLEGTGVTVNALTPGIVRTRLGRHVQIPLLAKPLFYLASLIFFKSPLEGAQTPLYLACSPEVEGVSGKCFANCVEEELMAKATDDQAAKKLWDISSRMVGLTD